The following proteins are encoded in a genomic region of Sphingopyxis sp. YF1:
- a CDS encoding TonB-dependent receptor, translated as MLIEKLPLHRALLLASSSLCLAGAGPAFAQDGASASGAAAGDPAESEIVVTGSRIAGSKITEALPVTVVGESEIAATAAVSGDDLFRSIPQMGDVSFNSSNGQTSSNFARGDIGSVDLRGLGVGNTLVLLNGRRVVQHPGSQASASLAPVITYNTNAIPVYGVQRVEVLRDGAAALYGTDAVAGVVNTVLRDNIDGGSLSLQYGGGEGTGLREFNASGYLGKDLAENRGNISLLFNYTRRTALTSQDQDFTATGDHRNFPDFAGTVFAGNNALDDRNTLSPWGDFTTGVRVRRGTANITTNAGVFSIQPTANGGCSAALTADICIDDGTRATTGADRNTRWDAQANYPISISPKLDRVNLFASGHYDLSDGLTLFGEAGYYYGKTRSVQDSVFTIGSIRMSIPASNYWNPFGPVTFANGSVNPNRLAGIDAPAAGLPVTMTNYRFTDMGPTIVDVTNRQFRAVLGLRGEALGFDWETAAVYSEASVRDVQDGISATLLQQNLALSTPDAYNPFNGGNPADPTGIDTNPSNQAALDAIRIKSVRRGKATLAMWDFKASKADLFALPAGNVGMAIGGEVRRDTQLDDRDERVDGTIKWTDTVAGIVQDSDLFGVSPTPDTKGSRTVFAAYAEFAVPLIAPEMEIPLIRSLELQLAGRYEHYSDFGSIAKPKIAAAWDLFEGWRIRGSWAQGFRAPNLEQTNATVITRGNTRTDYIRCEADLRAGRIARFGDCSRSFVTTGRRAGNPDLKPETSTTFTVGTVLQPPVFNSGTVRTTFTVDYWQVKQKGIVGIYGEGNALINDYLQRLQGSTDPNVVRLAPTADDIDLFAGTGIDPVGQVQYVDDIYRNLEPQTVRGIDFGFNLSVRDTGIGTFDFSANAAYLLKYFRDASPDIQTLLDARAAGTINIDTIIPEGGSLIRQDGLPKWRGSASLTWKLDQFTAGGFVSYTGSVLDNDISVNGENLLLKAYTTGNLYLQYDLKGGFTDGTQLRVGVRNITNARPPLDSSAFGYMGSLYSPNPRYWYASVKKNF; from the coding sequence ATGCTTATTGAGAAATTGCCGCTTCACCGGGCCTTGCTGCTCGCATCCTCGTCGCTCTGCCTCGCCGGCGCCGGTCCCGCTTTCGCGCAGGACGGCGCGTCTGCGAGTGGAGCCGCCGCGGGCGATCCGGCCGAGTCCGAAATCGTCGTGACCGGAAGCCGCATCGCCGGTTCGAAAATCACCGAAGCGCTCCCCGTCACCGTGGTCGGCGAAAGCGAGATCGCGGCGACCGCCGCGGTTTCGGGCGACGACCTCTTCCGCTCGATCCCCCAGATGGGTGATGTCTCGTTCAACAGCAGCAACGGCCAGACGAGCAGCAACTTCGCGCGCGGCGACATCGGCTCGGTCGACCTGCGCGGGCTCGGCGTCGGCAATACGCTGGTGCTGCTCAACGGCCGCCGCGTCGTCCAGCATCCCGGCAGCCAGGCGAGCGCCTCGCTCGCCCCCGTCATCACCTATAACACCAACGCGATTCCCGTTTACGGCGTCCAACGCGTCGAAGTGCTGCGCGATGGTGCGGCGGCGCTCTATGGAACCGATGCGGTCGCGGGCGTCGTCAACACCGTGCTGCGCGACAATATCGACGGCGGCAGCCTGTCGCTGCAATATGGCGGCGGTGAGGGCACGGGTCTGCGCGAATTCAACGCCTCCGGCTACCTCGGCAAGGACCTCGCCGAGAATCGCGGCAATATTTCGCTCCTCTTCAACTACACGCGCCGTACCGCACTGACCTCGCAGGATCAGGATTTCACCGCGACCGGCGACCACCGCAACTTCCCCGATTTCGCGGGCACCGTCTTCGCGGGCAACAACGCGCTCGACGACCGCAATACGCTCTCGCCCTGGGGCGATTTCACGACCGGCGTGCGCGTCCGTCGCGGCACCGCCAATATCACGACCAACGCCGGCGTTTTCTCGATCCAGCCGACGGCGAACGGCGGCTGCTCGGCGGCACTCACCGCCGACATCTGCATCGACGACGGTACGCGCGCGACCACCGGTGCCGACCGCAACACGCGCTGGGACGCGCAGGCCAATTATCCGATCTCGATCTCGCCCAAGCTCGACCGCGTCAACCTGTTCGCCAGCGGGCATTACGACCTCAGCGACGGCCTGACCCTGTTCGGCGAGGCCGGCTATTATTACGGCAAGACGCGCAGCGTGCAGGACAGCGTCTTCACCATCGGTTCGATCCGCATGTCGATCCCGGCATCCAATTACTGGAACCCCTTCGGCCCGGTCACCTTCGCGAACGGCAGCGTCAACCCGAACCGGCTCGCCGGAATCGATGCCCCCGCCGCGGGCCTTCCCGTGACGATGACCAATTACCGCTTCACCGACATGGGGCCGACGATCGTCGACGTGACCAATCGCCAGTTCCGCGCGGTGCTCGGTCTGCGCGGCGAGGCGCTCGGCTTCGACTGGGAAACCGCCGCCGTCTATTCGGAGGCGAGCGTGCGCGACGTCCAGGACGGGATCAGCGCCACACTGCTCCAGCAGAATCTCGCGCTTTCGACCCCCGATGCCTATAATCCGTTCAACGGCGGCAACCCCGCCGACCCCACCGGCATCGACACCAACCCGAGCAACCAGGCCGCACTCGACGCGATCCGCATCAAGAGCGTGCGCCGGGGCAAGGCGACGCTCGCGATGTGGGATTTCAAGGCGTCGAAAGCCGACCTCTTCGCGCTTCCGGCCGGCAATGTCGGCATGGCGATCGGCGGCGAAGTGCGCCGCGACACGCAGCTCGACGACCGCGACGAGCGCGTCGACGGGACGATCAAGTGGACCGACACGGTGGCCGGGATCGTTCAGGACAGCGACCTCTTCGGCGTCAGCCCGACCCCCGACACCAAGGGCTCGCGCACCGTCTTCGCGGCCTATGCCGAGTTCGCCGTGCCGCTGATCGCCCCCGAGATGGAAATCCCGCTGATCCGCAGCCTCGAACTCCAGCTCGCCGGGCGTTACGAACATTATTCGGACTTCGGCAGCATCGCGAAGCCCAAGATCGCCGCCGCGTGGGACCTGTTCGAAGGCTGGCGCATCCGCGGTTCGTGGGCGCAGGGCTTTCGCGCTCCCAACCTCGAGCAGACCAATGCTACGGTCATTACGCGAGGCAACACGCGCACCGACTATATCCGCTGCGAGGCCGACCTGCGTGCGGGCCGGATCGCGCGCTTCGGCGACTGTTCGCGCAGTTTCGTGACCACGGGCCGACGCGCCGGCAACCCCGACCTCAAGCCCGAAACCTCGACGACCTTCACCGTCGGCACCGTGCTCCAGCCGCCGGTCTTCAACAGCGGTACCGTCCGCACGACCTTCACGGTCGATTACTGGCAGGTGAAGCAGAAGGGCATCGTCGGAATCTATGGCGAGGGCAATGCTCTCATCAACGACTATCTCCAACGCCTCCAGGGTTCGACCGATCCCAATGTCGTTCGCCTCGCGCCGACCGCGGACGATATCGACCTCTTCGCGGGCACCGGGATCGATCCGGTGGGTCAGGTCCAGTATGTCGACGACATCTATCGCAACCTCGAACCCCAGACGGTGCGCGGCATCGACTTCGGCTTCAATCTCTCGGTGCGCGATACCGGCATCGGCACCTTCGACTTCAGCGCCAACGCCGCCTATCTGCTCAAATATTTCCGCGACGCCTCGCCCGACATCCAGACCCTGCTCGATGCACGCGCGGCGGGAACGATCAACATCGACACGATCATTCCCGAAGGCGGCAGCCTGATCCGCCAGGACGGACTTCCGAAATGGCGCGGTTCGGCCTCGCTCACCTGGAAGCTCGACCAGTTCACCGCGGGTGGTTTCGTGAGCTACACGGGCAGCGTTCTCGACAACGACATCTCGGTGAACGGCGAAAACCTCCTGCTCAAGGCGTACACCACGGGCAATCTCTACCTGCAGTATGATCTGAAGGGCGGGTTCACCGACGGAACCCAGCTTCGGGTCGGGGTGCGCAACATCACCAACGCGCGGCCGCCGCTCGATTCGAGCGCCTTCGGCTATATGGGCTCGCTCTATTCGCCGAACCCCCGCTACTGGTACGCGAGCGTGAAGAAGAATTTCTGA
- a CDS encoding dicarboxylate/amino acid:cation symporter, which produces MNRAFAFILIFAMVAGIAAGWFVNAHFPAAKAADIADNLSILTDLFLRLIKMIIAPLVFATLVAGIAHMEDAAAIGRVGAKTMGWFIGASIVSLSIGLVMVHLLQPGAGLALDLPTTGAEGVVATGDFSLKQFVTHLIPQSIVQAMAENEILQIVVFSVLVGSAVAAIDDKAPAVLALVEQVAAIMLKVTGYVMKTAPLAIFAALASTVATQGPGVLVTYAGFVSGFYLSLGVLWLVLFLAALAIIGARAFGLFRGIRTPVLLAFSTASSEAAYPRTMEELEKQGVNRRIVSFVLPLGYSFNLDGSMMYCTFAVLFIAQAYGIDMSIGQQVTMLLLLMVTSKGMAGVPRASLVVISATLAYFKLPEAGLLLILAVDHLLDMGRSATNVVGNSVAAAVIDRWEGRRMADGDAADAPTPADQLPSYATKE; this is translated from the coding sequence ATGAACAGAGCCTTCGCCTTCATCCTCATCTTCGCCATGGTCGCAGGCATCGCCGCAGGCTGGTTCGTCAACGCGCATTTCCCCGCAGCCAAGGCGGCCGACATTGCCGACAATCTCTCGATCCTCACCGACCTCTTCCTCCGCCTCATCAAGATGATCATCGCGCCGCTCGTCTTTGCGACGCTCGTTGCGGGCATCGCGCATATGGAGGACGCCGCCGCAATCGGCCGCGTCGGCGCGAAGACGATGGGCTGGTTCATCGGCGCGTCGATCGTCTCGCTTTCTATTGGCCTCGTCATGGTTCATCTGCTCCAGCCCGGCGCGGGCCTTGCGCTCGACCTGCCGACGACCGGCGCCGAGGGCGTGGTGGCGACCGGCGACTTTTCGCTCAAACAGTTTGTCACCCACCTCATTCCGCAATCGATCGTCCAGGCCATGGCCGAGAACGAGATCTTGCAGATCGTCGTCTTCTCCGTGCTCGTCGGCTCGGCGGTCGCCGCGATCGACGACAAGGCACCGGCGGTTCTCGCCTTGGTCGAGCAGGTCGCCGCGATCATGCTCAAGGTCACCGGCTATGTGATGAAGACCGCGCCGCTCGCGATCTTCGCCGCGCTCGCCTCGACCGTCGCGACGCAGGGGCCCGGCGTTCTCGTCACCTACGCCGGTTTCGTGAGCGGTTTCTATCTCTCGCTCGGCGTCCTCTGGCTCGTGCTGTTTCTTGCCGCACTGGCAATCATCGGCGCGCGCGCCTTTGGCCTGTTCCGCGGCATTCGCACCCCCGTGCTTCTCGCCTTTTCGACAGCGAGTTCGGAAGCCGCCTATCCCAGAACGATGGAAGAGCTCGAAAAGCAGGGCGTCAACCGCCGCATCGTCTCCTTCGTTCTGCCGCTCGGCTACAGCTTCAACCTCGACGGCTCGATGATGTATTGCACCTTTGCCGTGCTGTTCATCGCGCAGGCCTATGGCATCGACATGAGCATCGGCCAGCAGGTCACGATGCTCCTCCTGCTCATGGTTACGTCCAAGGGCATGGCGGGGGTGCCACGCGCCTCGCTGGTCGTGATTTCGGCGACGCTCGCCTATTTCAAGCTCCCCGAAGCCGGGCTGCTCCTGATCCTCGCGGTCGATCACTTGCTCGACATGGGTCGCTCGGCAACCAACGTCGTCGGCAATTCGGTCGCCGCCGCGGTCATCGACCGCTGGGAAGGCCGGCGCATGGCGGATGGCGATGCCGCCGACGCCCCAACACCCGCCGACCAGCTCCCCTCATACGCAACAAAGGAGTGA
- a CDS encoding MBL fold metallo-hydrolase, with product MDLRTEDAGRAGGDAALAAATAQLAAVQRGATAIRAFFDPATSTISYVVHDRSTMRGAVIDSVLDYDAAAGRTSTRSAGAIADYVRGEGIAIDWLLETHAHADHLSAAPWLREAVGGRVAIGEHIRDVQAVFGGIFNAETDFRRDGSDFDRLWSDGDCFAIGDLPVTVLHVPGHTPACVAYVIGDVVFVGDTMFMPDYGSARADFPGGDARTLFRSLRRILELPGETPLFMCHDYLTAERNEHAWETTVAAQRTANVHARDGITEEDFVARRRARDAGLAMPQLLLPSVQVNMRAGRFPPAECNGVVYLKIPVDRL from the coding sequence ATGGACCTGCGGACCGAGGACGCGGGCCGCGCAGGCGGCGATGCTGCGCTAGCGGCGGCGACCGCGCAGCTCGCCGCGGTGCAGCGCGGGGCCACGGCGATTCGCGCCTTTTTCGATCCCGCCACCTCGACGATCAGCTATGTCGTCCATGATCGTTCGACGATGCGCGGTGCGGTGATCGACAGCGTGCTCGACTATGACGCGGCGGCGGGGCGGACTTCGACGCGCTCCGCCGGCGCGATCGCCGACTATGTGCGCGGCGAGGGCATCGCGATCGACTGGCTGCTCGAAACCCACGCGCACGCCGATCATCTCTCGGCGGCGCCATGGCTCCGGGAGGCCGTCGGCGGTCGGGTGGCGATCGGCGAACATATCCGCGACGTGCAGGCGGTGTTCGGCGGGATATTCAACGCCGAGACCGACTTCCGCCGCGACGGTTCCGACTTCGACCGGCTCTGGTCCGACGGCGACTGCTTCGCGATCGGCGATCTCCCCGTCACGGTGCTCCATGTCCCGGGCCACACGCCGGCCTGCGTCGCCTATGTCATCGGCGACGTGGTCTTCGTCGGCGATACGATGTTCATGCCCGACTATGGCTCGGCGCGCGCCGATTTCCCCGGCGGCGACGCCCGCACGCTCTTTCGCTCGCTGCGCCGCATTCTCGAACTGCCCGGCGAAACCCCGCTCTTCATGTGCCACGACTATCTGACGGCGGAACGCAATGAGCACGCCTGGGAGACGACGGTGGCCGCGCAGCGTACCGCGAACGTCCACGCCCGCGACGGCATTACGGAGGAAGACTTCGTCGCCCGCCGCCGCGCCCGCGATGCCGGGCTCGCCATGCCGCAGCTGCTCCTGCCGTCGGTCCAGGTCAACATGCGTGCGGGACGCTTTCCGCCCGCCGAGTGCAACGGCGTCGTCTATCTCAAAATCCCCGTCGACCGGCTTTGA
- a CDS encoding RidA family protein, with protein MSITRIQAGPRMSQAVVHGDTVYLAGQVGAPGESVTRQTQVILGQIEALLAETGSEKAKILSATIWLADMADFAEMNAVWDQWIDGRDAPARATGEARLATPDYKVEIIVIAAR; from the coding sequence ATGAGCATCACCCGTATCCAGGCCGGTCCGCGCATGAGCCAGGCCGTCGTGCATGGCGACACCGTCTATCTCGCGGGGCAGGTCGGCGCGCCGGGCGAAAGCGTCACCAGGCAGACGCAGGTCATCCTCGGCCAGATCGAAGCGCTGCTGGCCGAAACCGGTTCGGAAAAAGCCAAGATCCTGTCGGCGACGATCTGGCTCGCGGACATGGCGGACTTCGCCGAAATGAACGCGGTGTGGGACCAATGGATCGACGGTCGCGACGCCCCGGCGCGCGCGACCGGTGAAGCCAGACTGGCAACGCCCGACTACAAGGTCGAAATCATCGTCATCGCCGCGCGCTGA
- a CDS encoding sulfite exporter TauE/SafE family protein, whose translation MTLDTVQYLLGALSGGVVGFTLGLVGGGGSILAVPLMVYLVGVASPHVAIGTSALAVAANAASGLAQHARAGTVKWRCGFLYASSGVVGALAGSTLGKAIDGQKLLFLFALLMLVVGALMLRGRHNSGVEGAACNRQNAPTVLGYGLGTGGFSGFFGIGGGFLIVPGLIASTRMPILNAVGTSLVAVTAFGLTTALSYAASGLVDWRLAAIFIVGGVFGGMVGTRAARRLSSRGGLTMIFAILIFTVAAYMLVRSAGALLPGVAHWTGS comes from the coding sequence GTGACGCTCGATACCGTCCAATATCTGCTCGGCGCGCTGTCGGGCGGGGTCGTTGGCTTCACATTGGGGCTCGTCGGCGGCGGAGGATCGATCCTTGCCGTTCCGTTGATGGTCTATCTCGTGGGGGTGGCGAGCCCGCACGTCGCGATCGGGACAAGCGCGCTCGCGGTCGCCGCGAACGCCGCATCGGGGCTTGCGCAGCATGCGCGCGCGGGAACGGTAAAGTGGCGCTGCGGCTTCCTCTATGCGAGCAGCGGTGTCGTCGGCGCGCTCGCGGGATCGACACTCGGCAAGGCGATCGACGGCCAGAAACTGCTTTTCCTGTTCGCGCTGCTGATGCTCGTCGTCGGCGCGCTGATGCTGCGCGGGCGACATAATTCGGGGGTCGAGGGCGCCGCCTGCAATCGCCAAAATGCGCCGACGGTGCTGGGCTACGGGCTCGGCACCGGTGGCTTTTCGGGCTTTTTCGGCATCGGCGGGGGCTTCCTGATCGTGCCCGGATTGATCGCATCGACGCGGATGCCGATCCTCAACGCGGTGGGTACGAGTCTCGTCGCGGTCACGGCCTTCGGGCTGACGACGGCATTGAGCTACGCGGCCTCGGGCCTCGTCGACTGGAGGCTCGCCGCGATTTTCATTGTCGGAGGCGTTTTCGGCGGAATGGTGGGCACGCGCGCCGCGCGCCGGCTCTCGTCACGCGGCGGGCTGACGATGATATTCGCGATCCTGATTTTCACGGTGGCGGCCTACATGCTCGTGCGCAGCGCTGGTGCCCTGTTGCCGGGTGTTGCACATTGGACCGGCTCGTAA
- a CDS encoding CIA30 family protein, with product MARFRKMLVAGTAIVAGLGWAGPSVLAKSGHDVVAITGATIFDATGRAPFRGTVIVRGGRIEAVGADVKVPSGATVVRADGKALLPGFIDVHTHWSPAGSPGTLPQIANAYLDSGVTTVNDFHQQPEAFAPRRAWLADLYAPHVNFVARMSTPGGHGADWGDTNTTKWVATAESARREVLALQPYKPDYIKAFADGWRYGQLPEETSMNVETLAALADEAHKHGQRVLTHTVTVERGKLAAQAGVDVIAHSIQDGVLGDEAVAEIRKAGTFYAPTLAIYQLKPDEMGPGRKDDAATRLRIRKYGYAEENVRKLAAAGVPIAVGTDAGIGGAKHGISTLQEMELLVAAGLTPKAALLAGTSNSALALGLLGDRGTIETGKRADLILIDGTPWEAIGDVRKIDRVFVDGKLVRGGGVKLPAGNLATALPATPAAPLIDDFERADGRSSLDTLRLVDMDGGVERSQVVTNRVAHADGGGSALAFAAQMSLKDLPEGGVIVPLSRGSVRAVDARRFAGVRLDMRGAGRYLVVVNTLAGEWTAPVEAKEGWSELRVPFTALVPTRSGRAGAPVPAWRGDDLVQVGVVVQRVAGASAWGEIDNLGFY from the coding sequence GTGGCCAGGTTTCGGAAGATGCTCGTGGCGGGAACCGCAATCGTCGCCGGACTGGGCTGGGCAGGCCCGTCGGTGCTCGCGAAGTCAGGCCACGACGTCGTTGCAATCACCGGGGCGACGATCTTCGACGCGACCGGCAGGGCGCCATTCCGCGGGACCGTGATCGTGCGCGGCGGACGGATCGAGGCGGTCGGCGCCGATGTGAAGGTCCCGTCGGGCGCGACGGTCGTTCGCGCCGACGGCAAGGCATTGCTGCCGGGCTTCATCGACGTCCACACCCACTGGTCGCCCGCGGGTTCGCCGGGCACGTTGCCCCAGATCGCCAACGCCTATCTCGACAGCGGGGTCACCACGGTCAATGATTTCCATCAGCAGCCCGAGGCTTTCGCGCCGCGCCGCGCCTGGCTCGCCGACCTTTATGCGCCGCACGTCAATTTCGTCGCGCGGATGAGTACGCCCGGGGGGCATGGCGCCGACTGGGGCGACACCAACACCACCAAATGGGTTGCGACCGCCGAGAGCGCGCGGCGCGAGGTGCTGGCGCTACAGCCCTACAAGCCCGATTATATCAAGGCCTTTGCCGACGGCTGGCGCTACGGCCAATTGCCCGAAGAAACCTCGATGAATGTCGAGACGCTCGCCGCGCTCGCCGACGAAGCGCACAAGCATGGCCAGCGCGTCCTCACTCACACGGTGACGGTCGAGCGTGGCAAGCTTGCGGCGCAGGCGGGTGTCGACGTGATCGCGCACAGCATCCAGGACGGGGTGCTCGGCGACGAGGCGGTAGCCGAGATCAGGAAGGCCGGCACTTTCTACGCGCCAACGCTCGCGATTTACCAGCTGAAGCCCGACGAGATGGGGCCGGGGCGCAAGGATGACGCGGCGACACGGTTGCGTATCCGCAAATATGGCTACGCCGAGGAGAATGTCCGTAAGCTGGCCGCTGCCGGCGTCCCGATCGCGGTCGGTACCGATGCCGGGATCGGCGGTGCCAAGCATGGGATATCGACCCTGCAGGAAATGGAACTGCTCGTCGCGGCCGGGCTGACGCCCAAAGCGGCGCTGCTCGCGGGCACCTCGAACAGCGCGCTCGCGCTAGGACTGCTCGGCGATCGCGGCACGATCGAGACGGGCAAGCGCGCCGACCTTATCCTCATCGATGGCACGCCATGGGAGGCGATCGGCGATGTTCGCAAGATCGACCGGGTGTTCGTCGACGGCAAGCTCGTGCGCGGCGGCGGCGTCAAGCTGCCGGCGGGTAATCTCGCGACGGCGCTGCCCGCGACACCTGCGGCGCCGCTGATCGACGATTTCGAACGCGCCGATGGCCGCAGCAGCCTCGACACGCTGCGGCTTGTCGACATGGATGGCGGGGTCGAGCGGTCGCAGGTGGTGACCAACCGCGTTGCCCATGCGGACGGCGGAGGCAGCGCGCTCGCCTTCGCTGCGCAGATGTCGCTGAAGGACCTGCCCGAGGGCGGCGTTATCGTGCCGCTCAGCCGCGGTTCGGTGCGCGCCGTCGACGCGCGCCGCTTCGCCGGCGTTCGCCTCGATATGCGCGGTGCGGGCCGCTACCTCGTCGTCGTCAACACGCTCGCGGGCGAATGGACCGCTCCTGTCGAGGCGAAGGAGGGCTGGTCCGAACTGCGCGTGCCCTTCACGGCGCTGGTGCCGACACGGTCGGGGCGTGCGGGCGCCCCCGTTCCCGCATGGCGCGGCGACGATCTCGTACAGGTCGGTGTCGTCGTCCAGCGCGTGGCGGGCGCAAGTGCCTGGGGCGAAATCGACAATCTCGGCTTCTACTGA
- a CDS encoding bifunctional protein tyrosine phosphatase family protein/NAD(P)/FAD-dependent oxidoreductase, with product MTMKTLTATLRVSPQIAPSDIAAIAASGVRSIVCNRPDGEEAGQPAASSIAAAAAAHGLRFVHIPVVPGTIGERDAAAMARALAELPAPVLAYCRSGARSERLAAMAAALGKDGDASAWDIVVVGGGSAGIAAAASILRRRPGVRLAIVEPSEDHYYQPGWTMVGGGIFTPGATRRAEAGLIPAGAEWIRAAAAAFDPVNDRVILADGRAVSYRVLVVCPGLKIDWEAIPGLSGALGTGGVTSNYRYDLAPYTDRLVRRFRGGRALFTQPPMPIKCAGAPQKAMYLACHRWEREGRLGKAEVQFHAATPALFGVAAYVPALEAYIARYGIDLQLQSRLVSIDGAAKVAIFEQSRGDEMRRVEERFDMIHVVPPQVAPDFVAASPLAAPSGFVAVDETTLRHPVHDNVFALGDVAATTNAKTAAAARKQAPVVALNALAALDGAPPVAAYDGYGSCPLTVEAGRIVLAEFGYGGKLLPTFPKWLIEGTRPSRLSWLLKEKILPPVYWHGMLRGREWLATPRMAGEGG from the coding sequence ATGACCATGAAGACCCTGACCGCGACGCTTCGCGTATCGCCGCAGATCGCGCCATCCGACATCGCCGCTATTGCGGCCTCGGGCGTCCGATCGATTGTCTGCAACCGTCCCGACGGCGAGGAGGCGGGCCAGCCCGCGGCGTCCTCGATCGCGGCGGCGGCCGCGGCGCACGGCCTCCGCTTCGTCCATATCCCGGTGGTCCCGGGAACGATCGGCGAGCGCGACGCCGCCGCGATGGCGCGCGCGCTCGCCGAGCTTCCGGCGCCCGTTCTTGCCTATTGCCGTTCGGGCGCGCGGTCCGAACGGCTCGCCGCCATGGCGGCGGCGCTCGGCAAGGACGGCGATGCATCCGCGTGGGATATCGTCGTGGTCGGCGGCGGCAGCGCGGGGATCGCCGCCGCGGCCAGCATTCTCCGGCGGCGCCCGGGCGTCCGTCTCGCGATCGTCGAACCCAGCGAGGATCATTATTACCAGCCGGGCTGGACGATGGTCGGCGGCGGCATCTTCACGCCCGGGGCCACGCGGCGGGCCGAGGCAGGGCTGATTCCCGCGGGGGCCGAATGGATACGCGCCGCGGCGGCGGCTTTCGACCCCGTGAACGACCGCGTCATTCTCGCCGATGGCCGGGCTGTGTCCTACCGCGTCCTTGTCGTCTGCCCGGGTCTCAAGATCGACTGGGAGGCGATTCCGGGGCTTTCCGGCGCGCTCGGCACCGGCGGTGTGACCTCGAACTACCGCTACGACCTCGCGCCTTATACCGACCGGCTGGTGCGCCGTTTCCGTGGCGGCCGTGCCCTGTTCACCCAGCCGCCGATGCCGATCAAATGCGCCGGGGCGCCGCAAAAGGCGATGTATCTCGCGTGCCACCGCTGGGAGCGCGAAGGACGGCTCGGCAAGGCCGAGGTCCAGTTCCATGCGGCGACCCCGGCGCTGTTCGGGGTCGCCGCCTATGTTCCGGCGCTCGAGGCCTATATCGCGCGCTACGGCATCGACTTGCAGCTCCAGTCGCGGCTCGTGTCGATCGACGGCGCCGCGAAGGTTGCGATCTTCGAGCAGAGCCGCGGCGACGAGATGCGCCGTGTCGAGGAGCGGTTCGACATGATCCACGTCGTGCCGCCGCAGGTCGCGCCCGATTTTGTCGCCGCGAGCCCGCTCGCCGCGCCCTCGGGCTTCGTCGCGGTCGACGAGACGACGCTCCGCCATCCGGTGCACGACAATGTGTTCGCGCTCGGCGATGTGGCGGCGACCACCAATGCCAAGACGGCGGCGGCGGCGCGCAAGCAGGCACCCGTGGTGGCGCTCAACGCGCTTGCCGCGCTCGACGGCGCGCCGCCGGTCGCGGCCTATGACGGCTATGGCAGCTGTCCGCTGACGGTCGAAGCCGGCAGGATCGTGCTCGCCGAGTTCGGCTATGGCGGAAAATTGCTTCCGACCTTCCCCAAATGGCTGATCGAAGGGACGCGCCCGTCGCGCCTGTCCTGGCTGCTCAAGGAGAAGATCCTGCCGCCCGTTTACTGGCATGGCATGCTGCGCGGGCGTGAATGGCTTGCGACGCCGCGGATGGCAGGCGAGGGCGGGTGA
- a CDS encoding RidA family protein, which translates to MSRIESRLASLGIELPQLCPPVANYVSATRAGNIIQVSGQLSTHAGGGIKGTVGVDCSIADAIVAARLCAINLVAQFRAATGGELDRVRVLRLGGYVQAGPQFFDIPTVMNGCSDLIVDVFGDAGRHARSAIGVYRLPFNFAVEVDATIEIVD; encoded by the coding sequence ATGTCGCGTATCGAAAGCCGTCTCGCCAGTCTCGGTATCGAGCTCCCCCAGCTCTGTCCGCCGGTCGCCAACTATGTTTCGGCCACGCGAGCAGGCAACATCATCCAGGTTTCGGGACAATTGTCGACCCATGCGGGCGGCGGGATCAAAGGCACGGTCGGGGTCGATTGCAGCATCGCCGACGCGATTGTCGCCGCCCGGCTCTGCGCGATCAATCTCGTCGCCCAGTTCAGGGCCGCCACTGGCGGTGAACTCGACCGGGTCCGCGTCCTGCGGCTTGGCGGCTATGTTCAGGCGGGACCGCAGTTCTTCGACATCCCGACGGTAATGAACGGCTGTTCGGACCTCATCGTCGACGTGTTCGGCGACGCCGGACGGCATGCCCGTTCGGCAATCGGCGTCTACCGCCTGCCCTTCAACTTCGCGGTGGAAGTCGATGCGACGATTGAAATTGTCGATTAA